The Streptomyces sp. V3I7 genome segment TGTCGTCGAAGTTCCGCTTCTGCGGCACCGGGATCGTCGTCTGGTTCCACGGGTGGCGCATGTCGACCGGGTTGCCCAGCGGGTCGTGCGTGACGAACGGCTTCTCGTTGACCCAGTCGTCGTAGTACGAGCTGCTGACCAGGATGCGGATGCCGAGGTTGATGTCGATGAGGTCGTTGGTGACCAGCTCACCGTCGACGATGATGCCCGGGGTGACGTACATCGCCTTGCCCCACTCGTTCATCGTGTCGTAGCGGTAGTCGACGACGTCGGGGTCCTGGAAGGCGCCCCAGCAGCCCAGTTGGATGCGTCGGCGGCCGACCTCCTCGTAGCCGGGCAGCGCCTCGTAGAAGAAGTCGAAGACGTCGTCGTTCATGGCGACGGCCTTCTTGATGAAGTCCATGACGCGCATGAGGCGGCTGAGGTAGTCGGTGAAGAGGGTCGGGGTCGGCATCGTGCCGACGCCGCCCGGGTAGAGCGCCGACGGGTGGACGTGGCGCCCCTCCATCAGGCAGAACATCTCGCGGGTGACCCGGCTGACCTTCAGGGCCTCCTTGTAGACCTCGCCCTCGAATGGGTTGAAGGCCTTCATGATGTCGGCGATCGTCCGGTAGCCGTGGAGGTACCCGTGCGGCGCCTCGGTGCGCTCCGCGCGGGCCAGCACACCGGGGTTGGTGGCCTTGACCATCGCCTCGCAGAAGTCCACGAACACCAGGTTGTCCTGGAAGATCGTGTGGTCGAACATGTACTCCGCGGCCTCGCCGAGGTTGACGATCGTCTCGCCCAGCCGGGGCGGCTTCACCCCGTACGCCATCTGCTGGGCGTAGTCCGAGCACGTGGTGTGGTTGTCGCCGCAGATGCCGCAGATGCGGGAGGTGATGAAGCCCGCGTCGCGCGGGTCCTTGCCCCGCATGAAGACGGAGTAGCCACGGAACAGCGACGAGGTGCTGTGGCACTCCACGACTTCCTGGTTGGCGAAGTCGATCTTCGTGTAGATGCCCAGGTTCCCGATGATGCGGGTGATCGGGTCCCAGTTCATGTCCACGAGCTGCGGTGGTTTGCGTGCTGAGGAGGGCCCTGCCTCGGTGGTGGTCATCGGTGGTTGTGCCCCTCGGTTTCGTTCGGTGCGTGGTGGGGTGCGGGCGGGTGTGGGCGGGCGTGCGGTCAGGGGCGCCAGTACGGGTCGTAACCCGTCGTGAGCTTGCGCCCCTTGTGACGCCACTTGGTCTCGTGGTTCACCATGTCGTTGGTGAAGCCGCGCAGCCGGCGGACGACGGCCCCGTAGGGCTTGATGACCATCGACGACAGCGTGCCGCCGGGCGGCTCGTCCATGAACGGCATGAACGCGTCCGGGAAGGCGGGCATCGTGCAGCCGATGCAGATGCCGCCGACGTTCGGACAGCCGCCGACACCGGCCATCCAGCCGCGCTTGGGCACGTTGCAGTTCACGACCGGACCCCAACAGCCTGTCTTGACCAGGCATTTGGGAGAGTTGTAGTCCAGCGCGAACTGGCCCTGCTCGTAGTACGAGCCTCGGTCGCAGCCCTCGTGCACCGTCCGGCCGAACAGCCACTGCGGGCGCAGCATGTGGTCCAGCGGGGGCGGGGGAGCGGCGCCGGCCGCGTGGTACAGGACCCAGATCAGGGTCTCCATGAAGTTCTCGGGCTGGATCGGGCAGCCGGGCACGTTCACGATGGGCAGGCCGCCCTGCGAGAGGAAGTCCCAGCCCAGGTAGTCCGCGAGACCCATGCAACCCGTCGGGTTGCCGGCCATCGCGTGGATGCCGCCGAAGGTGGCGCAGGTGCCCGCGGCCACCACCGCCCAGGCCTTGGGGGCGAGCTTGTCGATCCAGGTGTTCAGGGTCTCGGGCTGACCGGTCTCCGGGTCGTTGCCGAACGAGGTCCAGTAGCCGTCGCCCTCGATGGTGTTCTGGTTGGGGACCGAGCCCTCGATGACGAGGATGAACGGAGCCACCTCGCCACGCGCCGCCGCCCGGTAGGGCGCGAGGAACTCCTCGCCGCCCAGGGTCGGGGAGAGCACCTTGTTGTACAGGGTGACCTTCGGCAGGCCCGGGATCAGACCGAGGACCAGGTCTTCGATGGAGGGCTGGTCGGCGGCCGTCAGGGAGACGGTGTCGCCGTCGCAGCTCATCCCCTCGG includes the following:
- a CDS encoding nickel-dependent hydrogenase large subunit, translated to MTTTEAGPSSARKPPQLVDMNWDPITRIIGNLGIYTKIDFANQEVVECHSTSSLFRGYSVFMRGKDPRDAGFITSRICGICGDNHTTCSDYAQQMAYGVKPPRLGETIVNLGEAAEYMFDHTIFQDNLVFVDFCEAMVKATNPGVLARAERTEAPHGYLHGYRTIADIMKAFNPFEGEVYKEALKVSRVTREMFCLMEGRHVHPSALYPGGVGTMPTPTLFTDYLSRLMRVMDFIKKAVAMNDDVFDFFYEALPGYEEVGRRRIQLGCWGAFQDPDVVDYRYDTMNEWGKAMYVTPGIIVDGELVTNDLIDINLGIRILVSSSYYDDWVNEKPFVTHDPLGNPVDMRHPWNQTTIPVPQKRNFDDKYTWVMSPRWFDKKTGEHLALDTGGGPLARLWSTALSGLVDTPYVKATGDSVRISLPKGETLPETTLEWRIPKWSNTIERDRARPYFVAYAAAMALQFIEEAMGFVRAGETKVFEDFEVPDEAIGCGFHEAVRGVLSHHLVIKDKKIANYHPYPPTPWNASPRDSFGTPGPYEDAVQGQPIFEENGPDDFKGVDIMRTVRSFDPCLPCGVHMYMGKGKTLTTLHSPTYGANHG
- a CDS encoding hydrogenase expression protein HypE, with product MNKHRRTTDVRDKPGPVEKRTGFEEMTILWISEGMSCDGDTVSLTAADQPSIEDLVLGLIPGLPKVTLYNKVLSPTLGGEEFLAPYRAAARGEVAPFILVIEGSVPNQNTIEGDGYWTSFGNDPETGQPETLNTWIDKLAPKAWAVVAAGTCATFGGIHAMAGNPTGCMGLADYLGWDFLSQGGLPIVNVPGCPIQPENFMETLIWVLYHAAGAAPPPPLDHMLRPQWLFGRTVHEGCDRGSYYEQGQFALDYNSPKCLVKTGCWGPVVNCNVPKRGWMAGVGGCPNVGGICIGCTMPAFPDAFMPFMDEPPGGTLSSMVIKPYGAVVRRLRGFTNDMVNHETKWRHKGRKLTTGYDPYWRP